In Parus major isolate Abel chromosome 3, Parus_major1.1, whole genome shotgun sequence, the following are encoded in one genomic region:
- the TTC13 gene encoding tetratricopeptide repeat protein 13 isoform X3 codes for MLQEEPELVSAIYGRGIAYGKKGLHDIKNAELALFELSRVISLEPDHPEVFEQRAEILSPLGRISEALSDLTKAIQLQPSARLYRHRGTLYFISEDYATAHEDFQRSLELNKNQPIAMLYKGLTFFHRGLLKEAIESFKEALKQKADFIDAYKSLGQAYRELGNFDAATESFQKALLLNQNHVQTLQLKGMMLYHHGSLDEALKNFKRCLQLEPYNEVCQYMKGLSHVAMGQFYEGIKAQTKVMLNDPLPGQKASPEYLKVKYLREYSRYLHAHLDTPLTEYNTDIDLPGNFKDHWAKNLPFLIENYEEQPGLQPHIKDVLFQNFESYKPDVQELICVADHLGSMMQYETPGFLPNKRIHRAMGLATLEVMQAVLRTWANSKVRMNGKTRLMQWRDMFDIAVKWRRIADPDQPVLWLDQMPARSLSRGFNNHINLIRGQVINMRYLEYFEKILHFIKDRILVYHGANNPKGLLEVREALEKVHKVEDLLPIMKQFNSKTRDGFTVNTKVPSLKDQGKEYDGFTITITGDKVGNILFSVETQTTEERTQLYHAEIDALYKDLTAKGKILILSAELGEVDAVCNLILSLVYYFYNLMPLSRGSSVIAYSVIMGALMASGKEVSGKIPKGKLVDFEAMTAPGSEAFSKIARSWMNLKSISPSYKSLPSVSETFPTLRTMIEVLNTDSSHCLKKTIVVV; via the exons GAGGAACCAGAGCTGGTTAGTGCAATTTATGGACGAGGGATAGCATACGGAAAAAAAGGACTACAT gaTATAAAAAATGCTGAACTTGCTCTGTTTGAGCTCAGTAGGGTGATTAGTCTAGAACCAGATCATCCTGAAGTGTTTGAACAGCGAGCAGAG ATATTGTCCCCACTAGGGCGAATCAGTGAAGCATTATCAGATCTCACCAAAGCTATTCAGCTTCAGCCATCAGCAAGGCTCTACAGGCACAGAGGTACCCTTTACTTCATATCTGAG GATTATGCAACAGCCCATGAAGATTTTCAGCGCTCACTGGAACTGAACAAAAATCAGCCTATAGCTATGCTTTATAAAGGCTTAACCTTCTTTCACAGAGGACTTTTGAAG GAAGCCATCGAATCCTTCAAAGAAGCTCTGAAGCAGAAAGCAGACTTCATAGATGCCTATAAAAGTCTGGGACAAGCCTACAG AGAGCTTGGCAACTTTGATGCTGCTACAGAGAGCTTCCAGAAGGCTTTACTGCTGAATCAAAATCATGTTCAGACATTGCAGCTCAAAGGAATGATGCTTTATCATCATGGTAGCTTAGATGAAGCACTGAAGAATTTTAAG AGATGTCTACAGCTAGAACCATACAATGAAGTGTGCCAGTACATGAAGGGTCTCAGCCATGTTGCAATGGGACAGTTTTATGAAGGCATAAAAGCTCAGACTAAAGTTATGTTAAATGATCCTCTGCCAGGACAGAAGGCCAGTCCAGAATATCTTAAAGTGAAATATCTCCGAG AGTACTCCAGATATTTGCATGCACATTTGGACACCCCTCTTACAGAGTATAATACTGATATAGATCTTCCTGGAAATTTCAAGGATCACTGGGccaaaaatcttccttttcttatAGAAAATTATGAAGAACAGCCAGGGTTACAGCCACATATAAa AGATGtgttatttcagaattttgaaaGCTATAAGCCTGATGTGCAAGAACTCATATGTGTAGCTGATCATCTGGGTTCCATGATGCAGTATGAGACACCAGGATTTCTTCCAAATAAAAGGATACATAGAG CAATGGGATTGGCCACTCTGGAAGTAATGCAAGCTGTGCTGCGGACTTGGGCAAACTCCAAAGTTCGGATGAATGGGAAAACCAGACTGATGCAGTGGAGAGATATGTTTGATATTGCTGTGAAGTGGCGAAG GATAGCTGACCCTGACCAGCCTGTGCTTTGGTTGGATCAAATGCCTGCCCGGAGCCTTAGCAGAGGTTTCAATAATCACATTAACTTAATCAG gGGACAGGTCATTAACATGCGGTACTTGGAATACTTtgagaaaattcttcattttatcAAAGACAGGATCCTTGTTTATCATGG tgctAATAATCCAAAAGGACTGCTAGAGGTTCGGGAAGCTTTGGAAAAGGTGCATAAAGTAGAAGATCTTCTTCCCATAATGAAG cagtttAACAGTAAAACCAGAGATGGGTTCACTGTGAACACAAAAGTCCCCAGCCTGAAGGATCAAGGGAAAGAATATGATGGATTCACAATTACAATAACAGGAGATAA AGTGGGAAACATACTATTTTCAGTAGAAACTCAGACAACAGAAGAGAGAACACAGCTGTATCATGCAGAAATAGATGCACTATATAAGGATCTAACagctaaaggaaaaattctaattctgtctgcagagctgggg gaAGTAGATGCTGTTTGCAACTTGATCCTATCACTAGTTTATTACTTCTATAATTTAATGCCACTTTCCAGAGGATCTAG tgTGATAGCTTATTCAGTGATCATGGGAGCATTAATGGCAAGTGGAAAAGAAGTATCAGGAAAAATCCCTAAAGGAAAG CTGGTTGATTTTGAAGCCATGACAGCACCAGGGTCTGAAGCTTTTAGCAAAATAGCAAGGAGCTGGATGAATCTAAAAAG tatTTCACCTTCTTACAAGAGCCTACCATCAGTATCAGAGACTTTTCCAACCCTGAGAACAATGATTGAAGTACTAAATACAGATTCATCTCATTGTCTAAAAAAAACTATAGTTGTTGTataa